From Echinicola soli, a single genomic window includes:
- a CDS encoding 6-bladed beta-propeller, with protein sequence MQYSFVFILVILFIGCNHKSKENQSPSSQISIKDAPQLPSSNLEIIEAIPLETTSENLMGAWLRIRSSNSQLFVMDEESKQKSIHVFDKSGTYSGKMAEEGDGPEKIPSLNDFYVNTNGELEILSTIGNKSTIYQFGETGEKTLVLEMDYVASSFTKLPNGDYLLYGSYNLPVTKYRIIKVTPSGEITDRYLPNEYSGELLPMTERNFLQTGGKHYFIESFNNRAYRFHNDSLATAFEVDFGSYAIPNSFWEMNIMESFAMLNEKGFANLVGLFESNEITTLECMFQGPFGTYKQLIFVNHPDKSISKIKVSEEDTPVFYHPIGMDQDDNILFLTYHQALLDFLKKSGQSPGFQLPQQEFDYPIIISTTLTP encoded by the coding sequence ATGCAATACTCTTTTGTTTTCATCTTAGTGATTTTATTTATTGGCTGTAATCATAAGTCAAAGGAAAACCAGTCACCCTCATCCCAAATCTCTATCAAAGATGCCCCACAATTGCCAAGCTCCAACCTGGAGATCATCGAAGCCATTCCGCTGGAGACCACTTCAGAAAACCTGATGGGAGCATGGCTAAGAATCAGGTCATCTAACTCACAGCTATTTGTTATGGATGAAGAAAGTAAACAAAAAAGTATTCACGTTTTTGACAAATCAGGCACCTACAGTGGGAAGATGGCTGAAGAAGGTGATGGCCCGGAAAAAATCCCTTCCCTTAATGATTTTTATGTAAATACTAATGGAGAACTGGAAATCCTGTCCACCATTGGAAACAAATCCACGATCTATCAATTCGGCGAAACAGGGGAAAAGACACTCGTTCTGGAAATGGATTATGTAGCCAGCTCTTTTACCAAACTCCCAAACGGGGACTATTTACTCTATGGCAGTTATAACCTCCCGGTCACTAAATACCGTATCATCAAAGTCACTCCCTCAGGAGAAATTACAGACCGCTATTTACCCAACGAGTATTCCGGAGAATTGCTCCCCATGACAGAAAGAAATTTTTTACAAACAGGCGGCAAACACTATTTTATTGAATCTTTTAACAATCGAGCCTATCGATTCCATAACGACTCCCTTGCTACTGCATTCGAGGTTGATTTCGGATCCTATGCTATTCCTAACTCATTTTGGGAGATGAACATCATGGAAAGCTTCGCCATGCTCAATGAAAAAGGCTTTGCCAACCTGGTCGGACTATTTGAAAGTAATGAAATCACTACGCTGGAATGCATGTTTCAAGGTCCATTTGGCACATACAAACAACTTATTTTTGTAAATCATCCTGACAAATCCATATCCAAGATCAAAGTAAGTGAGGAAGATACTCCCGTATTTTACCATCCCATAGGTATGGATCAAGACGACAACATCCTGTTTCTCACGTATCATCAGGCACTTTTGGATTTCCTAAAAAAATCCGGACAATCTCCTGGCTTTCAACTTCCCCAACAGGAATTTGATTATCCGATCATCATTTCGACCACCTTAACCCCTTAG